In a genomic window of Camelus ferus isolate YT-003-E chromosome 31, BCGSAC_Cfer_1.0, whole genome shotgun sequence:
- the POLR3D gene encoding DNA-directed RNA polymerase III subunit RPC4 isoform X1, whose protein sequence is MAGARVLPRRLPPGAEAWGQPRVASEVKSGRAWCGAAARVRWGNMSEGNAAGEPSAPGGPRPLLSGARGLIGRRPAPPLTPGRLPSIRSRDLTLGGVKKKTFTPNIISRKIKEEPKEEVTIKKEKRERDRDRQREGHGRGRGRPEVIQSHSIFEQGPAEMMKKKGNWDKTVDVSDMGPSHIINIKKEKRETDEETKQILRMLEKDDFIDDPGLRNDTRNMPVQLPLAHSGWLFKEENEEADVKPWPAGPKEEDMEVDVPAVKVKEEPRDEEEEAAKMKVPPRAARKTPGLPKDVSVAELLRELSLTQEEELLFLQLPDSLPGQPPSQDIKPIKTEVQSEDGQMVVIKQEKDREARLAENTCTLADLTEGQVGKLLIRKSGKVQLLLGKVTLDVTMGTTCSFLQELVSVGLGDSRTGEMTVLGHVKHKLVCSPNFESLLDHKHR, encoded by the exons ATGGCAGGCGCCCGGGTCCTGCCACGCAGACTTCCGCCGGGCGCTGAGGCCTGGGGCCAGCCGCGGGTCGCGTCGGAGGTGAAGTCGGGACGTGCGTGGTGCGGAGCCGCAGCCCGCGTGCGCTGGG gCAACATGTCGGAAGGAAATGCCGCGGGCGAGCCCAGCGCTCCGGGAGGGCCCCGACCCCTCCTCTCTGGGGCCCGGGGGCTTATCGGGCGGAGGCCGGCGCCTCCCCTCACCCCGGGCCGCCTTCCCTCCATCCGCTCCAGGGACCTCACCCTCGGGGGAGTCAAGAAG AAAACCTTCACCCCAAATATCATCAGTCGGAAGATCAAGGAAGA GCCCAAGGAAGAAGTCACCATCAAGAAGGAGAAGCGTGAAAGGGATAGAGACCGACAGCGAGAGGGGCACGGACGGGGCCGGGGGCGCCCAGAAGTGATCCAGTCCCACTCCATCTTTGAGCAGGGCCCAGctgaaatgatgaagaaaaagg GGAACTGGGATAAGACTGTGGATGTGTCGGACATGGGGCCCTCCCACATCATCAACATcaaaaaggagaagagggagacgGATGAAGAGACAAAGCAGATCCTGCGCATGCTGGAGAAGGATGAT TTCATCGATGACCCTGGGCTGAGAAATGACACTCGAAACATGCCTGTGCAGCTGCCGCTGGCTCACTCGGGCTGGCTTTTTAAGGAAGAGAATGAAGAAGCAGACGTTAAACCTTGGCCGGCTGGCCCCAAGGAAGAGGACATGGAGGTGGATGTACCTGCTGTGAAAG TGAAAGAGGAGCCGcgagatgaggaggaggaggcggccaAGATGAAGGTTCCTCCCAGAGCAGCCAGGAAGACCCCGGGCCTCCCAAAGGACGTATCTGTGGCAGAGCTGCTCAGGGAGCTGAGCCTCACGCAGGAGGAAGAGCTGCTGTTCCTGCAACTGCCAGACTCGCTCCCCGGCCAGCCGCCTTCTCAGGACATCAAGCCAATCAAGACAGAGGTGCAGAGCGAGGACGGACAGATGGTGGttataaagcaggaaaaagacCGG GAAGCCAGGTTGGCAGAGAACACTTGTACCCTGGCTGACCTGACGGAGGGTCAGGTTGGCAAGCTGCTCATCCGCAAGTCGGGGAAGGTGCAGCTCCTCCTGGGCAAGGTGACTCTGGACGTGACGATGGGAACCACCTGCTCGTTCCTGCAG GAGCTGGTGTCTGTGGGCCTTGGAGACAGTAGAACCGGTGAGATGACAGTCCTGGGACACGTAAAGCACAAACTTGTATGTTCTCCCAATTTTGAATCCCTGTTGGATCACAAACACCGGTAA
- the POLR3D gene encoding DNA-directed RNA polymerase III subunit RPC4 isoform X2, translated as MPRASPALREGPDPSSLGPGGLSGGGRRLPSPRAAFPPSAPGTSPSGESRRPKEEVTIKKEKRERDRDRQREGHGRGRGRPEVIQSHSIFEQGPAEMMKKKGNWDKTVDVSDMGPSHIINIKKEKRETDEETKQILRMLEKDDFIDDPGLRNDTRNMPVQLPLAHSGWLFKEENEEADVKPWPAGPKEEDMEVDVPAVKVKEEPRDEEEEAAKMKVPPRAARKTPGLPKDVSVAELLRELSLTQEEELLFLQLPDSLPGQPPSQDIKPIKTEVQSEDGQMVVIKQEKDREARLAENTCTLADLTEGQVGKLLIRKSGKVQLLLGKVTLDVTMGTTCSFLQELVSVGLGDSRTGEMTVLGHVKHKLVCSPNFESLLDHKHR; from the exons ATGCCGCGGGCGAGCCCAGCGCTCCGGGAGGGCCCCGACCCCTCCTCTCTGGGGCCCGGGGGCTTATCGGGCGGAGGCCGGCGCCTCCCCTCACCCCGGGCCGCCTTCCCTCCATCCGCTCCAGGGACCTCACCCTCGGGGGAGTCAAGAAG GCCCAAGGAAGAAGTCACCATCAAGAAGGAGAAGCGTGAAAGGGATAGAGACCGACAGCGAGAGGGGCACGGACGGGGCCGGGGGCGCCCAGAAGTGATCCAGTCCCACTCCATCTTTGAGCAGGGCCCAGctgaaatgatgaagaaaaagg GGAACTGGGATAAGACTGTGGATGTGTCGGACATGGGGCCCTCCCACATCATCAACATcaaaaaggagaagagggagacgGATGAAGAGACAAAGCAGATCCTGCGCATGCTGGAGAAGGATGAT TTCATCGATGACCCTGGGCTGAGAAATGACACTCGAAACATGCCTGTGCAGCTGCCGCTGGCTCACTCGGGCTGGCTTTTTAAGGAAGAGAATGAAGAAGCAGACGTTAAACCTTGGCCGGCTGGCCCCAAGGAAGAGGACATGGAGGTGGATGTACCTGCTGTGAAAG TGAAAGAGGAGCCGcgagatgaggaggaggaggcggccaAGATGAAGGTTCCTCCCAGAGCAGCCAGGAAGACCCCGGGCCTCCCAAAGGACGTATCTGTGGCAGAGCTGCTCAGGGAGCTGAGCCTCACGCAGGAGGAAGAGCTGCTGTTCCTGCAACTGCCAGACTCGCTCCCCGGCCAGCCGCCTTCTCAGGACATCAAGCCAATCAAGACAGAGGTGCAGAGCGAGGACGGACAGATGGTGGttataaagcaggaaaaagacCGG GAAGCCAGGTTGGCAGAGAACACTTGTACCCTGGCTGACCTGACGGAGGGTCAGGTTGGCAAGCTGCTCATCCGCAAGTCGGGGAAGGTGCAGCTCCTCCTGGGCAAGGTGACTCTGGACGTGACGATGGGAACCACCTGCTCGTTCCTGCAG GAGCTGGTGTCTGTGGGCCTTGGAGACAGTAGAACCGGTGAGATGACAGTCCTGGGACACGTAAAGCACAAACTTGTATGTTCTCCCAATTTTGAATCCCTGTTGGATCACAAACACCGGTAA